Proteins from a single region of Catenulispora acidiphila DSM 44928:
- a CDS encoding cell wall-binding repeat-containing protein, whose amino-acid sequence MPKPRAIRLATLAITGAALLVAGAAPALAAGPGGRFGVSASASSAPAMSLSFGFYAGTSHAAAVLYAFNVDPAKEATTTYRIDWGDGSTPWVQTGGTVPNGLVISHDYPHAGVWKATATVDDGTSTVGQNTTYTAHYPTTPTTPGSAFTPVGGNAPLAGDLSIDGGTVDAAATKSYIVNWGDGSPSQTVAAADSGPTVVHHVFTAPRSYGVSVVTTDGIDSSAPPLYPTAVSAWGLAFSSTVNTTAFATVTVTSSAGKSLPTYSDYYMFSVNWGDGTTSPATQSEDMTHQYKTGGPYAVTVTMAPTMDADKSPAYTWTAGTTLVVPTPPPPAPPAVGTRLVQRLGGLDRIGTGITVSRSGWSSWQNRFPYGGQLPAGAVVLARSDGFSDALAGVPLAAHVNGPLLLTGGSALDLTVEHEITRVLQPHAGKTVYLLGGTAALSPAVQQRLVQLGYTVQRYSGLDRFGTALDIARRGLNDPAKIVVATGMDYPDALAAGPYASSVLGTSGHEAAVVLSQGGTLDPATAGYISSRLNSSSAQAPTVVTVGGAAGHAVDAAFPALAGHELKLQGQNRYQTANAVASQFTSASRVGVATGTGYADALTGGALAAARHFPIVLTTPAGLDPAGREAIARFWSQLSGAYLFGGTTALSDQVLRDVDAVVNATAQP is encoded by the coding sequence GTGCCGAAGCCACGTGCCATACGACTCGCGACGCTCGCGATCACCGGCGCCGCCCTGCTTGTCGCCGGGGCCGCCCCGGCACTGGCCGCCGGGCCCGGCGGCCGGTTCGGCGTCTCGGCGAGCGCCTCCTCCGCTCCTGCGATGTCCCTCTCGTTCGGGTTCTATGCCGGGACGTCGCATGCGGCCGCGGTGCTCTACGCGTTCAACGTCGATCCGGCGAAGGAAGCGACCACCACGTATCGGATCGACTGGGGCGACGGAAGCACACCGTGGGTCCAGACCGGTGGGACGGTGCCGAACGGCCTGGTCATCTCGCACGACTACCCGCACGCCGGGGTCTGGAAGGCGACGGCGACGGTGGACGACGGGACGTCCACCGTCGGTCAGAACACCACGTACACCGCGCACTATCCGACCACTCCCACCACGCCGGGGTCCGCTTTCACACCTGTCGGCGGGAACGCGCCGCTGGCCGGGGATCTGAGCATCGACGGCGGGACCGTCGACGCCGCCGCCACGAAGAGCTACATCGTGAACTGGGGCGACGGGTCGCCGTCGCAGACGGTCGCCGCGGCTGATTCCGGGCCCACCGTGGTGCACCACGTGTTCACCGCGCCGCGGTCCTATGGCGTGTCCGTGGTGACCACCGACGGCATCGACTCCTCGGCGCCGCCGCTGTATCCGACCGCTGTCAGCGCCTGGGGTCTGGCGTTCTCCAGCACGGTGAACACCACCGCGTTCGCGACGGTGACCGTCACCTCCTCCGCCGGCAAGAGCCTGCCGACGTACAGCGACTACTACATGTTCTCGGTCAACTGGGGCGACGGCACCACCTCGCCGGCCACCCAGTCGGAGGACATGACGCACCAGTACAAGACCGGCGGGCCCTACGCCGTCACGGTGACCATGGCGCCGACCATGGACGCGGACAAGTCGCCCGCCTACACCTGGACCGCCGGCACGACGCTGGTCGTGCCCACGCCGCCGCCGCCCGCCCCGCCGGCCGTAGGCACGCGCCTGGTGCAGCGCCTGGGCGGTCTGGACCGCATCGGCACCGGGATCACCGTCTCCCGGAGCGGCTGGAGCAGCTGGCAGAACAGATTCCCCTACGGCGGTCAGCTCCCCGCCGGCGCCGTCGTGCTGGCCCGGTCCGACGGGTTCTCCGACGCCCTGGCCGGCGTCCCGCTGGCCGCGCACGTCAACGGCCCGCTGCTGCTGACCGGCGGCAGCGCGCTGGACCTGACCGTCGAGCACGAGATCACCAGGGTGCTGCAACCCCATGCCGGCAAGACCGTCTACCTGCTGGGCGGTACCGCCGCGCTCTCCCCGGCGGTCCAGCAGCGGCTCGTCCAGCTCGGCTACACGGTCCAGCGCTATTCCGGCCTCGACCGGTTCGGCACGGCGCTGGACATCGCGCGGCGCGGCCTGAACGACCCGGCCAAGATCGTCGTCGCGACCGGTATGGACTATCCGGACGCGCTGGCTGCCGGACCGTATGCGTCCTCGGTCCTGGGGACGTCGGGTCACGAGGCGGCCGTCGTCCTGTCCCAGGGCGGCACCCTGGATCCCGCCACCGCGGGGTACATCAGCTCCCGTCTGAACTCCTCCAGCGCGCAGGCACCGACCGTCGTCACCGTGGGCGGCGCCGCCGGGCACGCGGTCGACGCGGCGTTCCCCGCCTTGGCCGGCCACGAACTCAAGCTGCAGGGTCAGAATCGCTATCAGACCGCGAACGCGGTCGCGTCGCAGTTCACTTCCGCCTCGCGCGTCGGCGTGGCGACGGGCACCGGCTACGCGGACGCGCTGACCGGCGGCGCCCTGGCCGCCGCCCGGCACTTCCCGATCGTCCTCACCACCCCGGCGGGCCTGGACCCGGCGGGACGCGAGGCGATCGCACGCTTCTGGTCGCAGCTGTCCGGCGCCTACCTGTTCGGCGGCACGACAGCGCTGAGCGACCAGGTCCTGCGGGACGTCGACGCGGTCGTCAACGCGACGGCGCAGCCGTGA
- a CDS encoding cell wall-binding repeat-containing protein — protein MPARRRVALIALSALTSGTAVPFLAANARADTVAATVFVGSTSGAPCSDTAAAAGSAATPFCAIQPAIDSPLTGPGTTVLVAAGAAYLGQVNLDKSGTSADPIVLRSASPAQGSRAVIRGTVSVNGAHDVTVDGFDIYADTFGVNIEASSDVVVTRDHIEGPHDSSVADSGIMIAMASSAVTVSTDFVRGFGGGGLFADSVSGLNIVADTITRNTTPSAGLDSIEVTGTSSGVAVADDIIDAAPSLPAGSAVDYNVIDAGAVGPHDITGDGLAGSTDGDITPGDTSPAIDSAEEAATGELPTDMFGNAAADDPLVPNAGTGSRVRDRGAVERTHGDTSYVLTLTPASGDAPLAVTATVTEHVGWAQQPRAAFYSFGFGGTEQPATANPTARHTYTTPLYGGDVSVTIYDSAHEAIGYTTALVNVGQPVHATLSVAAASGLNVNAVGSVQGGVGDWSIDFGDGYSTNFYSQTQATANHSYAKPGTYKVTLTANGILPSNAAKLTQQVTVTAPPAPPPIVDTDPLVHRIAGSDRYATSIVASQVRWSAANSVDGAPAEDQAQAVVLARGDAFPDALAGVPLAAYKHGPLLLTDPKTVSQATLEEIRRVLPAGGNHTIYILGGKTAVSPSVEAELRGLGYNVVRYGGTDRYGTALLIAHLGLGDPRHLIIAIGGDFADALAAGPFAADSAEVVDGKPAAILLSGKANGNDTITDAGTAAYIDAKVQSNGGLSHCTDPNLITAVGGPALTAFLNQEHKATKYACVDGIVGADRYATSSQLAGQWTNPEHPGVAVGTTFPDALSGGAYEASLGQPLLLTNPTSLPSSTATALASMYPPHENTRTRSVVIFGGTSAVSSAVENQIIAKVHGRAQ, from the coding sequence GTGCCCGCGCGACGTCGCGTCGCGCTCATAGCCCTGTCGGCGCTCACCTCCGGAACGGCCGTGCCTTTCCTCGCCGCGAACGCCCGCGCCGACACGGTCGCCGCGACAGTGTTCGTCGGGTCGACGAGCGGTGCTCCGTGCAGTGACACCGCCGCCGCAGCAGGATCCGCGGCGACTCCGTTCTGTGCCATCCAGCCGGCGATCGACTCACCCCTGACCGGACCGGGGACGACGGTCCTCGTCGCTGCCGGCGCCGCCTACCTCGGGCAGGTGAATCTGGACAAGTCGGGCACGTCCGCCGATCCGATCGTCTTGCGCTCCGCGTCGCCGGCGCAGGGCAGTCGCGCTGTCATCAGGGGCACCGTTTCCGTGAATGGGGCGCACGATGTCACCGTCGACGGGTTCGACATCTACGCCGACACCTTCGGGGTCAACATCGAGGCATCCTCGGACGTCGTCGTCACCCGCGACCACATCGAAGGTCCCCATGACTCGAGTGTCGCGGACTCCGGCATCATGATCGCGATGGCATCGTCGGCGGTCACGGTCAGCACCGACTTCGTCAGGGGTTTCGGTGGCGGAGGCCTGTTCGCGGACTCTGTGTCCGGGCTGAACATCGTCGCCGACACCATCACGCGCAACACGACGCCGAGCGCCGGGCTGGACTCGATCGAGGTGACCGGAACGTCCAGCGGAGTCGCTGTCGCCGACGACATCATCGACGCTGCGCCGTCCTTGCCGGCCGGGTCCGCCGTCGACTACAACGTGATCGACGCCGGCGCCGTCGGCCCGCACGACATCACCGGCGACGGTCTGGCCGGGAGCACCGACGGTGACATCACGCCGGGCGACACCTCGCCGGCGATCGACTCCGCTGAAGAGGCGGCTACCGGCGAACTGCCGACCGACATGTTCGGGAACGCGGCTGCCGACGATCCGCTGGTTCCCAACGCCGGCACCGGATCACGCGTCCGGGACCGCGGCGCCGTGGAGCGGACGCACGGCGATACGAGTTACGTCCTCACCCTCACCCCGGCATCCGGCGACGCCCCGCTCGCGGTTACCGCCACCGTCACCGAGCACGTCGGCTGGGCTCAGCAGCCGCGCGCGGCCTTCTACTCCTTCGGCTTCGGCGGGACCGAGCAGCCGGCCACCGCCAACCCGACAGCGCGGCACACTTACACGACTCCGCTCTACGGCGGCGACGTATCCGTCACGATCTACGACAGCGCCCATGAGGCCATCGGCTATACGACAGCGCTCGTCAACGTCGGCCAGCCGGTTCACGCCACGCTCTCCGTCGCCGCGGCCTCCGGTCTGAACGTCAACGCCGTCGGCAGCGTCCAAGGCGGCGTCGGCGACTGGTCCATCGACTTCGGCGACGGATACTCGACAAACTTCTACAGCCAGACGCAGGCCACTGCGAACCACTCCTACGCGAAGCCTGGAACCTACAAGGTCACCCTGACCGCGAACGGAATCCTGCCCTCCAACGCCGCGAAGCTCACCCAGCAGGTGACGGTCACGGCGCCGCCCGCCCCGCCGCCGATCGTGGACACGGACCCGCTCGTCCACCGCATCGCCGGCTCCGACCGCTACGCGACGTCGATCGTCGCCTCCCAGGTCCGGTGGAGCGCCGCGAACAGCGTCGACGGCGCCCCGGCGGAGGATCAGGCCCAGGCCGTCGTGCTCGCCCGAGGCGACGCGTTCCCCGACGCCCTCGCCGGCGTCCCGCTCGCCGCGTACAAGCACGGTCCGCTGCTTCTCACGGACCCGAAGACCGTGAGCCAGGCGACCCTTGAGGAGATCCGCCGCGTCCTGCCGGCCGGCGGAAACCATACGATCTACATCCTCGGCGGCAAGACAGCCGTGTCGCCGTCCGTCGAGGCGGAGCTCCGCGGCCTCGGCTACAACGTCGTCCGCTACGGCGGCACAGACCGGTACGGCACCGCACTCCTGATCGCCCACCTCGGCCTCGGGGATCCCAGACACCTGATCATCGCGATCGGCGGAGACTTCGCCGACGCCCTCGCCGCCGGACCCTTCGCAGCTGACAGCGCCGAAGTCGTCGACGGCAAACCAGCCGCGATCCTCCTGTCCGGCAAGGCGAACGGAAACGACACCATCACCGACGCCGGCACAGCCGCATACATCGACGCCAAGGTCCAGTCCAACGGCGGCCTCAGCCACTGCACCGACCCCAACCTCATCACCGCAGTAGGCGGCCCAGCCCTCACCGCCTTCCTGAACCAGGAACACAAGGCAACGAAATACGCCTGCGTCGACGGCATAGTAGGCGCCGACCGCTACGCAACCTCCAGCCAACTAGCCGGCCAATGGACCAACCCCGAACACCCCGGAGTAGCAGTCGGCACAACCTTCCCCGACGCACTCAGCGGCGGCGCCTACGAGGCCAGCCTCGGCCAACCCCTACTCCTCACCAACCCAACCTCGCTACCCAGCTCAACAGCCACCGCACTAGCCTCGATGTACCCGCCACACGAAAACACCCGCACCCGCTCGGTCGTGATCTTCGGCGGCACTTCAGCGGTGAGCAGCGCCGTGGAGAACCAGATCATTGCGAAGGTCCACGGTCGCGCCCAATAG